In Halorientalis sp. LT38, a genomic segment contains:
- a CDS encoding esterase/lipase family protein, whose amino-acid sequence MSVDRGPGRSRPLFQQLTSNLVGLRRCRRNGGCRLDCQHDRTATDRLPWDAPAYGGWGGHEHHDTEAGSSETPVVFVHGNQRDACDWEPYAEFFLNRAHEGDDLWAITFGDGSPSHEAMADQLDDFVGRVREYTGSDRVAVVAHSLGVTGTRYWLHREDRYDWVDACVFMAGANHGTVLSSYAASAGLTGGTYKMSEFLRRDHAQLDDHPLAVLNQDETPGDVDYYTLRGTDDPLFWNCEESPTLEGATNVLLRTDHDGVRANLTSIENTYEWLTGQKPYNLRTTLADRS is encoded by the coding sequence ATGTCAGTCGATCGGGGCCCGGGACGGAGTCGGCCCCTCTTCCAGCAGTTGACGTCGAACCTCGTCGGCCTGCGACGCTGCCGCCGCAACGGCGGCTGTCGACTCGACTGTCAGCACGACCGCACGGCGACCGACCGATTACCGTGGGACGCCCCGGCGTACGGCGGCTGGGGCGGCCACGAGCACCACGACACCGAGGCCGGGTCGAGCGAGACCCCCGTCGTGTTCGTCCACGGCAACCAGCGCGACGCCTGCGACTGGGAGCCCTACGCCGAGTTCTTCCTGAACCGCGCCCACGAGGGCGACGACCTCTGGGCGATCACCTTCGGCGACGGGAGCCCGAGCCACGAGGCGATGGCCGACCAGCTCGACGACTTCGTCGGCCGCGTACGCGAGTACACCGGCAGCGACCGCGTGGCCGTCGTCGCGCACAGTCTCGGCGTGACCGGCACGCGCTACTGGCTCCACCGCGAGGACCGCTACGACTGGGTCGACGCCTGCGTGTTCATGGCCGGCGCGAACCACGGGACGGTCCTCAGTTCCTACGCCGCCTCCGCCGGCCTCACCGGCGGGACCTACAAGATGAGCGAGTTCCTCCGCCGGGATCACGCCCAGCTCGACGACCACCCGCTCGCCGTCCTGAACCAAGACGAGACGCCGGGTGACGTCGACTACTACACGCTGCGAGGGACCGACGACCCGCTGTTCTGGAACTGCGAGGAGAGCCCGACGCTCGAGGGCGCGACGAACGTCCTCTTGCGGACCGACCACGACGGCGTCCGCGCGAACCTCACGAGCATCGAGAACACCTACGAGTGGCTCACCGGCCAGAAGCCCTACAACCTCAGGACGACGCTCGCCGATCGGTCCTGA
- a CDS encoding mechanosensitive ion channel family protein: MQSTAFRPAVEAMVVGLPPWAVVFLILGGSVAVAWLVRVGGDALIRRVTVRIDGDVDDVVFATIHPPLYVSVLIGGTYLAATVVWDVAALGYPVRAGTLSLLVLVWAWTLTRLGRRVARAATDEVSFDRKILPIFQNVWTALVLGASTFFLLSLWQVDVTPLLASAGIIGIVVGFAAKDTIANFFGSIALYADGTYAVGDFVVLDSGERGQVEDISIRSTVIRTRDDMLVTVPNSVLNSALIVNESTPHTERRVRVPVGVAYDSDLDHVETVLQDVAAAEELIEARPTPRVRFRSFGDSAVEVELLGWIDDPILRGRATHRLVKAVHAAFRADGVEIPFPQRELTIAGSDAADAAAGFEPDADGISDGTAD; the protein is encoded by the coding sequence ATGCAATCGACGGCGTTCCGGCCGGCGGTCGAGGCGATGGTGGTGGGGCTCCCGCCCTGGGCGGTCGTGTTCCTGATTCTGGGTGGCTCGGTGGCCGTCGCCTGGCTCGTCCGGGTCGGCGGCGACGCGCTCATCCGCCGGGTGACGGTCCGCATCGACGGCGACGTCGACGACGTCGTGTTCGCGACGATCCACCCGCCGCTGTACGTCTCGGTCCTGATCGGGGGCACCTACCTCGCCGCGACGGTCGTCTGGGACGTGGCCGCCCTCGGCTACCCGGTGCGTGCGGGGACGCTATCGCTGCTCGTGCTGGTCTGGGCGTGGACGCTGACCCGGCTGGGCCGGCGCGTGGCCAGGGCGGCGACCGACGAGGTCTCCTTCGACCGGAAGATCCTCCCGATCTTCCAGAACGTCTGGACGGCGCTGGTGCTCGGCGCCTCGACCTTCTTCCTGCTCTCGCTGTGGCAGGTCGACGTCACCCCCCTGCTGGCCTCGGCGGGGATCATCGGGATCGTGGTGGGCTTTGCCGCCAAGGACACCATCGCGAACTTCTTCGGCTCCATCGCGCTGTACGCCGACGGCACCTACGCCGTCGGGGACTTCGTCGTCCTGGATAGCGGCGAGCGGGGGCAGGTAGAGGACATCTCGATCCGCTCGACCGTGATCCGGACCCGCGACGACATGCTCGTCACAGTGCCGAACAGCGTCCTCAACTCCGCGCTGATCGTCAACGAGTCCACGCCGCACACCGAGCGCCGGGTCCGGGTCCCGGTCGGCGTCGCCTACGACTCGGACCTCGATCACGTCGAGACCGTCCTGCAGGACGTGGCCGCGGCCGAGGAGTTGATCGAAGCGCGACCGACTCCGCGAGTCAGGTTCCGCTCGTTCGGCGACTCGGCCGTCGAAGTCGAACTGCTCGGCTGGATCGACGACCCGATCCTGCGGGGCCGCGCCACCCACCGGCTGGTCAAGGCCGTCCACGCGGCCTTTCGGGCCGACGGCGTGGAGATCCCGTTCCCCCAGCGCGAACTCACCATCGCCGGCAGCGACGCCGCCGACGCCGCGGCCGGATTCGAACCCGATGCCGACGGAATCTCCGACGGCACCGCCGACTGA